One region of Salvelinus namaycush isolate Seneca chromosome 3, SaNama_1.0, whole genome shotgun sequence genomic DNA includes:
- the LOC120044235 gene encoding bone morphogenetic protein receptor type-1B-like, protein MVAVWLPSGWAWRTVLLVTGLASLSPGTDANVLDTIVLLRNPVRDRSDSRKEEGGSTAPAPAQRLLWCHCYPHCSEDSNNTCRTDGCCFTMVEEEEGSLPVLTSGCLGLVGLEFQCRDNGGPHRRRAVECCTDQDYCNTDLHPTLPPLTTPDYVDSSIHPIALFISVTVCCIILVLIIIFCYFRYKRQESRPRYSIGLEQDETYIPPGESLKDLIEQSQSSGSGSGLPLLVQRTIAKQIQMVKQIGKGRYGEVWMGRWRGERVAVKVFFTTEEASWFRETEIYQTVLMRHENILGFIAADIKGTGSWTQLYLITDYHESGSLYDYLKSTTLDIKAMLRLAYSSVSGLCHLHTEIFGTQGKPAIAHRDLKSKNILVKKNGACCIADLGLAVKFISDTNEVDIPPNTRVGTKRYMPPEVLDESLNRNHFQSYIMADMYSFGLILWEIARRCVSGGIVEEYQLPYHDLVSSDPSYEDMREVVCIKRQRPSFANRWNSDECLRQMGKLMTECWAHNPASRLTALRVKKTLAKMSETQDIKL, encoded by the exons CCAATGTGTTGGATACCATAGTGCTACTGAGGAACCCTGTAAGAGACAGGTCAGACAGCAGGAAGGAGGAGGGTGGGAGTACAGCCCCGGCTCCAGCACAGAGGCTCCTCTGGTGTCACTGTTACCCTCACTGTTCTGAAGACTCCAACAATACCTGCAg GACTGATGGTTGTTGCTTCACCAtggtggaggaagaagagggaagTCTCCCTGTGCTGACCTCTGGATGTCTGGGGCTGGTAGGCTTAGAGTTCCAGTGCAGG GACAACGGAGGTCCCCATCGGAGGAGGGCTGTGGAGTGCTGTACAGACCAGGACTACTGCAATACAGACCTGCATCCTACTTTACCACCACTGACGACCCCTG ATTACGTGGACAGCAGTATCCACCCCATTGCTCTCTTCATCTCTGTCACAGTGTGCTGCATCATCCTGGTACTCATCATCATCTTCTGTTACTTCAG GTATAAGCGTCAGGAGTCGCGACCTCGCTACAGTATTGGTCTGGAGCAGGATGAGACTTATATCCCTCCTGGAGAATCTCTGAAGGACCTGATAGAACAGTCCCAGAGCTCTGGATCAGGATCAGGACTCCCCCTGCTG GTGCAGCGCACCATAGCCAAGCAGATTCAGATGGTGAAGCAGATAGGTAAGGGCCGCTACGGAGAGGTGTGGATGGGtcgctggagaggagagagagtagctGTCAAAGTGTTCTTCACCACAGAGGAGGCCAGCTGGTTCCGAGAGACAGAGATCTACCAAACTGTCCTCATGAGACACGAGAACATACTgg GCTTCATAGCAGCGGACATAAAGGGAACAGGCTCATGGACCCAGCTCTACCTGATCACAGACTACCATGAGAGTGGATCTCTGTACGACTACCTCAAGTCCACCACCCTGGACATCAAGGCCATGCTGCGGCTGGCCTACTCCTCAGTGTCAGGCCTCTGCCACCTCCACACAGAGATCTTTGGCACCCAGGGCAAGCCAGCCATCGCCCACAGAGACCTGAAGAGCAAGAACATCCTGGTGAAGAAGAATGGAGCCTGCTGCATCGCTGACCTGGGCCTGGCCGTCAAATTCATCAG tgACACCAACGAGGTGGACATCCCTCCCAACACCAGGGTGGGCACTAAGCGCTACATGCCCCCAGAGGTCCTGGACGAGAGTCTGAACCGGAACCACTTCCAGTCCTACATCATGGCCGACATGTACAGCTTCGGCCTCATCCTCTGGGAGATCGCCCGGCGCTGCGTCTCTGGAG GCATCGTAGAGGAGTACCAGCTGCCCTACCATGACCTGGTGTCCTCTGACCCCTCCTACGAGGACATGAGGGAGGTTGTGTGCATCAAGAGACAGAGGCCCTCATTCGCCAACCGCTGGAACAGTGATGAG TGTCTCAGACAGATGGGGAAGCTGATGACGGAGTGCTGGGCCCACAACCCAGCCTCTCGCCTCACAGCTCTGAGAGTGAAGAAGACCCTGGCCAAAATGTCTGAGACTCAGGATATCAAACTGTGA